The proteins below are encoded in one region of Phaseolus vulgaris cultivar G19833 chromosome 1, P. vulgaris v2.0, whole genome shotgun sequence:
- the LOC137816353 gene encoding bZIP transcription factor 29-like isoform X3, whose amino-acid sequence MEGVDQSNMKRNGCVFGSSSGANLRPPNRLNNAVAISQMGVAENQKPYGIPPSYPNTNISPSSPYPQFFGSQSHSNSVSQRLGSPNLSSASSHSRSLSQPPFFSLDSLPPLSPSPYREPSLSDPISTDVSAEESLVNPHAPLPNRGPALQLGHSLPPRKGHRRSSSDSPLGISDFIQSAPQLVPSRTWSDRDGSRGGNSGYEKPIQLVLKEPIKDMDRADGFGVEPMVGRKEDDALDDLFSAYMNLDNIDGLNFSGMEDKDLDSRTSGSKTVESSDNEVESHANGKTTGAQGASSSCSEERREGVKRSSDGDIAPGSRHRRSFSLDSSIGNFHIGDESPKLPPLQNRGGQHSPSNSMDGKTSETSIEFGNGEFSSEELKKIKENDKLAEIAMADPKRAKRILANRLSAARSKERKMRYISELELKVQTLQTETTTLSTQFTKLQMDNSELKSENNEYKLRIQAFEQQSQLKDALNETLDAEVRRLRRMVAELGGETLLSSRMAQQLAISQQMFPLQQHQQHPNQLRHAQLHNNHSQEQTQTQSQRQNGKATAY is encoded by the exons ATGGAAGGTGTTGATCAGAGTAATATGAAACGAAATGGTTGTGTATTTGGTTCGTCATCGGGTGCAAATCTCAGACCCCCAAATCGATTGAATAATGCTGTGGCTATTAGTCAAATGGGTGTTGCTGAGAATCAGAAACCCTATGGTATACCACCCTCTTACCCTAACACAAATATTTCACCTTCTTCACCCTATCCTCAGTTTTTTGGCTCTCAATCCCATTCCAATTCGGTTTCTCAGCGTTTGGGTTCTCCCAATTTGAGTTCTGCTTCATCCCATTCCAGGTCTTTGTCTCAGCCCCCTTTTTTCTCTCTGGATTCCTTGCCCCCATTGAGTCCTTCTCCTTATAGAGAGCCCTCCCTTTCTGACCCAATTTCAACAGATGTGTCTGCTGAGGAAAGCTTGGTTAACCCACATGCCCCTTTGCCTAATCGTGGTCCTGCACTTCAGCTTGGCCATTCTCTTCCACCTCGGAAAGGACACAGGCGATCCAGCAGTGATTCCCCTTTGGGAATCTCTGATTTTATTCAGTCTGCCCCTCAGTTGGTTCCCTCCAGGACTTGGAGTGATCGTGATGGTTCTAGGGGAGGGAACTCGGGTTATGAGAAACCGATTCAGCTGGTGTTGAAGGAACCGATTAAGGATATGGACCGTGCTGATGGTTTTGGTGTGGAACCTATGGTTGGGAGGAAAGAGGATGATGCACTGGATGATTTGTTCAGTGCATACATGAATTTGGACAACATTGATGGTCTGAATTTTTCTGGTATGGAAGATAAGGATTTGGATAGCAGAACCAGTGGTTCCAAGACTGTTGAAAGCAGTGACAACGAAGTTGAGAGTCATGCAAATGGGAAAACAACCGGTGCTCAAGGGGCTAGTTCAAGCTGTTCAGAGGAGAGAAGGGAAGGAGTGAAGAGGAGCTCTGATGGAGACATTGCACCTGGTTCCCGACACCGGAGAAGTTTCTCATTGGACAGCTCCATTGGAAATTTCCACATTGGAGATGAATCACCTAAGCTTCCTCCTTTGCAAAACCGAGGTGGTCAACACTCTCCTAGCAATTCGATGGATGGTAAGACATCTGAAACAAGCATCGAGTTTGGAAATGGTGAGTTCAGCTCAGAGGAGCTAAAGAAAATAAAGGAGAATGATAAACTTGCTGAAATTGCCATGGCTGATCCTAAACGTGCAAAAAG GATTTTGGCGAATCGGTTATCTGCTGCTCGCTCAAAAGAGCGGAAGATGCGATACATTTCTGAATTGGAGCTGAAAGTCCAAACACTTCAGACAGAGACAACCACATTGTCTACTCAATTTACCAAATTACAG ATGGATAATTCTGAGCTTAAAAGTGAGAATAATGAGTACAAATTGAGGATTCAAGCCTTCGAGCAGCAGTCCCAACTGAAAGATG CTCTGAATGAGACATTGGATGCTGAAGTGCGGCGTTTAAGACGCATGGTTGCAGAACTTGGCGGAGAGACCCTCCTCTCGAGTCGCATGGCTCAACAGCTTGCTATTAGCCAACAAATGTTCCCATTACAGCAGCACCAGCAGCACCCTAACCAGCTTAGACATGCTCAACTGCACAATAACCATTCTCAGGAACAGACACAGACTCAGTCACAGCGCCAGAATGGCAAAGCAACAGCCTACTGA
- the LOC137816352 gene encoding cytochrome P450 71A1-like, whose translation MDVFVLLSLPSVFIFIFFLFRILSHRTKLAAPPSPPSLPLIGNLHQLDHSSPHRSLWQLAKRHGPLMSLRLATLQTVVVSSARHAEQILKTHDLNFANRPAFVGPAKLSYNGLDLGFAPYGPCWRELKKLSMVHLFSAHRVQSFRSVREDEVAQMVRKLSERAASGTVVNLTEMLMSFTSSLICRIALGKSYVGELEEVVEKKKRRSRLQVLLNEAQALLAEFFVSDYFPMMGWVDRVTGKTWRLEKTFKELDAFYERVIFEHMAKNGDDDDEKEVKDIIDILLQLLPNPSLSFHLTLDHIKALLMNIFIAGTDPSSATIVWAMTALLKDPEVMSMVQGEARSLFGDKDFINEDDIERLPYLKAVVKETLRLFPPSPLLLPREATERCSIDGYEIEAKTVVYVNAWAIARDPENWEKPEEFWPERFIGSEMELKGKEFEVLPFGSGRRMCPAKHMGMVNVELGLANLVHSFDWEVGAGFDREEMLDTEVKPGITMHKKSDLYLVCKKRTT comes from the exons ATGGATGTGTTTGTTCTTCTCTCTTTACCTTCTGTCtttatcttcatcttcttcctcttccgtATTCTCTCACACAGAACAAAGCTTGCAGCACCACCGTCTCCTCCGTCGCTTCCTCTCATCGGCAACCTTCACCAACTCGATCACTCATCCCCACATCGCTCTCTATGGCAACTCGCCAAACGCCACGGCCCTCTCATGTCGCTGCGTCTCGCCACCCTACAAACCGTCGTCGTTTCCTCGGCCCGACACGCCGAACAAATCCTCAAAACCCACGACCTCAACTTCGCAAACAGACCCGCCTTCGTGGGCCCCGCAAAGCTCTCTTACAACGGCCTCGACCTGGGCTTCGCGCCCTACGGCCCATGCTGGCGAGAGTTGAAGAAACTCTCCATGGTTCACCTCTTCAGCGCGCACCGCGTTCAGTCCTTTCGCTCCGTCCGAGAAGACGAGGTTGCGCAAATGGTTCGGAAGCTCTCGGAACGGGCAGCTTCGGGCACTGTCGTGAACCTGACCGAAATGCTGATGTCTTTCACGAGCTCTCTGATATGCAGAATCGCTTTGGGGAAAAGCTACGTCGGTGAGCTGGAGGAAGTTGTGGAGAAGAAAAAGCGGAGGAGCCGGTTGCAGGTTCTGCTGAACGAGGCGCAAGCGTTACTGGCTGAGTTTTTCGTTTCGGATTATTTTCCGATGATGGGTTGGGTTGATAGAGTGACCGGAAAAACGTGGCGGCTTGAGAAAACGTTCAAGGAGTTGGATGCGTTCTACGAACGAGTGATCTTTGAGCACATGGCTAAaaatggtgatgatgatgatgagaaAGAAGTGAAAGATATCATCGATATCCTTCTTCAGCTTCTTCCTAATCCTTCACTCTCGTTTCATCTCACTCTTGACCACATAAAAGCCCTTCTCATG AACATCTTTATAGCGGGAACGGACCCTTCTTCGGCGACGATAGTGTGGGCGATGACAGCACTGTTGAAGGATCCGGAAGTGATGAGCATGGTTCAAGGAGAAGCGAGAAGTTTATTCGGGGACAAAGATTTCATAAACGAAGACGACATTGAAAGGCTTCCATATCTGAAAGCAGTGGTGAAGGAGACGCTGAGACTGTTCCCACCTTCGCCGCTTCTCTTGCCAAGGGAAGCGACGGAGCGTTGCAGCATCGATGGGTACGAAATCGAAGCCAAAACTGTGGTGTACGTTAACGCGTGGGCCATAGCAAGGGACCCCGAGAACTGGGAAAAGCCCGAGGAGTTTTGGCCCGAGAGGTTTATTGGGAGCGAGATGGAGCTGAAGGGGAAGGAGTTTGAGGTGCTTCCGTTTGGGAGCGGCCGGAGAATGTGTCCGGCGAAGCACATGGGCATGGTGAACGTTGAGCTTGGTCTTGCGAATCTGGTCCACAGTTTTGACTGGGAAGTGGGCGCAGGGTTTGACAGAGAGGAGATGTTGGACACGGAAGTGAAACCAGGAATAACGATGCACAAGAAAAGTGACCTTTACCTAGTTTGCAAGAAGAGGACAACTTAG
- the LOC137816353 gene encoding bZIP transcription factor 29-like isoform X2, with protein MTRVESMEGVDQSNMKRNGCVFGSSSGANLRPPNRLNNAVAISQMGVAENQKPYGIPPSYPNTNISPSSPYPQFFGSQSHSNSVSQRLGSPNLSSASSHSRSLSQPPFFSLDSLPPLSPSPYREPSLSDPISTDVSAEESLVNPHAPLPNRGPALQLGHSLPPRKGHRRSSSDSPLGISDFIQSAPQLVPSRTWSDRDGSRGGNSGYEKPIQLVLKEPIKDMDRADGFGVEPMVGRKEDDALDDLFSAYMNLDNIDGLNFSGMEDKDLDSRTSGSKTVESSDNEVESHANGKTTGAQGASSSCSEERREGVKRSSDGDIAPGSRHRRSFSLDSSIGNFHIGDESPKLPPLQNRGGQHSPSNSMDGKTSETSIEFGNGEFSSEELKKIKENDKLAEIAMADPKRAKRILANRLSAARSKERKMRYISELELKVQTLQTETTTLSTQFTKLQMDNSELKSENNEYKLRIQAFEQQSQLKDALNETLDAEVRRLRRMVAELGGETLLSSRMAQQLAISQQMFPLQQHQQHPNQLRHAQLHNNHSQEQTQTQSQRQNGKATAY; from the exons ATGACCAG GGTCGAGTCAATGGAAGGTGTTGATCAGAGTAATATGAAACGAAATGGTTGTGTATTTGGTTCGTCATCGGGTGCAAATCTCAGACCCCCAAATCGATTGAATAATGCTGTGGCTATTAGTCAAATGGGTGTTGCTGAGAATCAGAAACCCTATGGTATACCACCCTCTTACCCTAACACAAATATTTCACCTTCTTCACCCTATCCTCAGTTTTTTGGCTCTCAATCCCATTCCAATTCGGTTTCTCAGCGTTTGGGTTCTCCCAATTTGAGTTCTGCTTCATCCCATTCCAGGTCTTTGTCTCAGCCCCCTTTTTTCTCTCTGGATTCCTTGCCCCCATTGAGTCCTTCTCCTTATAGAGAGCCCTCCCTTTCTGACCCAATTTCAACAGATGTGTCTGCTGAGGAAAGCTTGGTTAACCCACATGCCCCTTTGCCTAATCGTGGTCCTGCACTTCAGCTTGGCCATTCTCTTCCACCTCGGAAAGGACACAGGCGATCCAGCAGTGATTCCCCTTTGGGAATCTCTGATTTTATTCAGTCTGCCCCTCAGTTGGTTCCCTCCAGGACTTGGAGTGATCGTGATGGTTCTAGGGGAGGGAACTCGGGTTATGAGAAACCGATTCAGCTGGTGTTGAAGGAACCGATTAAGGATATGGACCGTGCTGATGGTTTTGGTGTGGAACCTATGGTTGGGAGGAAAGAGGATGATGCACTGGATGATTTGTTCAGTGCATACATGAATTTGGACAACATTGATGGTCTGAATTTTTCTGGTATGGAAGATAAGGATTTGGATAGCAGAACCAGTGGTTCCAAGACTGTTGAAAGCAGTGACAACGAAGTTGAGAGTCATGCAAATGGGAAAACAACCGGTGCTCAAGGGGCTAGTTCAAGCTGTTCAGAGGAGAGAAGGGAAGGAGTGAAGAGGAGCTCTGATGGAGACATTGCACCTGGTTCCCGACACCGGAGAAGTTTCTCATTGGACAGCTCCATTGGAAATTTCCACATTGGAGATGAATCACCTAAGCTTCCTCCTTTGCAAAACCGAGGTGGTCAACACTCTCCTAGCAATTCGATGGATGGTAAGACATCTGAAACAAGCATCGAGTTTGGAAATGGTGAGTTCAGCTCAGAGGAGCTAAAGAAAATAAAGGAGAATGATAAACTTGCTGAAATTGCCATGGCTGATCCTAAACGTGCAAAAAG GATTTTGGCGAATCGGTTATCTGCTGCTCGCTCAAAAGAGCGGAAGATGCGATACATTTCTGAATTGGAGCTGAAAGTCCAAACACTTCAGACAGAGACAACCACATTGTCTACTCAATTTACCAAATTACAG ATGGATAATTCTGAGCTTAAAAGTGAGAATAATGAGTACAAATTGAGGATTCAAGCCTTCGAGCAGCAGTCCCAACTGAAAGATG CTCTGAATGAGACATTGGATGCTGAAGTGCGGCGTTTAAGACGCATGGTTGCAGAACTTGGCGGAGAGACCCTCCTCTCGAGTCGCATGGCTCAACAGCTTGCTATTAGCCAACAAATGTTCCCATTACAGCAGCACCAGCAGCACCCTAACCAGCTTAGACATGCTCAACTGCACAATAACCATTCTCAGGAACAGACACAGACTCAGTCACAGCGCCAGAATGGCAAAGCAACAGCCTACTGA
- the LOC137816353 gene encoding bZIP transcription factor 29-like isoform X1: MTRRVESMEGVDQSNMKRNGCVFGSSSGANLRPPNRLNNAVAISQMGVAENQKPYGIPPSYPNTNISPSSPYPQFFGSQSHSNSVSQRLGSPNLSSASSHSRSLSQPPFFSLDSLPPLSPSPYREPSLSDPISTDVSAEESLVNPHAPLPNRGPALQLGHSLPPRKGHRRSSSDSPLGISDFIQSAPQLVPSRTWSDRDGSRGGNSGYEKPIQLVLKEPIKDMDRADGFGVEPMVGRKEDDALDDLFSAYMNLDNIDGLNFSGMEDKDLDSRTSGSKTVESSDNEVESHANGKTTGAQGASSSCSEERREGVKRSSDGDIAPGSRHRRSFSLDSSIGNFHIGDESPKLPPLQNRGGQHSPSNSMDGKTSETSIEFGNGEFSSEELKKIKENDKLAEIAMADPKRAKRILANRLSAARSKERKMRYISELELKVQTLQTETTTLSTQFTKLQMDNSELKSENNEYKLRIQAFEQQSQLKDALNETLDAEVRRLRRMVAELGGETLLSSRMAQQLAISQQMFPLQQHQQHPNQLRHAQLHNNHSQEQTQTQSQRQNGKATAY; encoded by the exons ATGACCAG AAGGGTCGAGTCAATGGAAGGTGTTGATCAGAGTAATATGAAACGAAATGGTTGTGTATTTGGTTCGTCATCGGGTGCAAATCTCAGACCCCCAAATCGATTGAATAATGCTGTGGCTATTAGTCAAATGGGTGTTGCTGAGAATCAGAAACCCTATGGTATACCACCCTCTTACCCTAACACAAATATTTCACCTTCTTCACCCTATCCTCAGTTTTTTGGCTCTCAATCCCATTCCAATTCGGTTTCTCAGCGTTTGGGTTCTCCCAATTTGAGTTCTGCTTCATCCCATTCCAGGTCTTTGTCTCAGCCCCCTTTTTTCTCTCTGGATTCCTTGCCCCCATTGAGTCCTTCTCCTTATAGAGAGCCCTCCCTTTCTGACCCAATTTCAACAGATGTGTCTGCTGAGGAAAGCTTGGTTAACCCACATGCCCCTTTGCCTAATCGTGGTCCTGCACTTCAGCTTGGCCATTCTCTTCCACCTCGGAAAGGACACAGGCGATCCAGCAGTGATTCCCCTTTGGGAATCTCTGATTTTATTCAGTCTGCCCCTCAGTTGGTTCCCTCCAGGACTTGGAGTGATCGTGATGGTTCTAGGGGAGGGAACTCGGGTTATGAGAAACCGATTCAGCTGGTGTTGAAGGAACCGATTAAGGATATGGACCGTGCTGATGGTTTTGGTGTGGAACCTATGGTTGGGAGGAAAGAGGATGATGCACTGGATGATTTGTTCAGTGCATACATGAATTTGGACAACATTGATGGTCTGAATTTTTCTGGTATGGAAGATAAGGATTTGGATAGCAGAACCAGTGGTTCCAAGACTGTTGAAAGCAGTGACAACGAAGTTGAGAGTCATGCAAATGGGAAAACAACCGGTGCTCAAGGGGCTAGTTCAAGCTGTTCAGAGGAGAGAAGGGAAGGAGTGAAGAGGAGCTCTGATGGAGACATTGCACCTGGTTCCCGACACCGGAGAAGTTTCTCATTGGACAGCTCCATTGGAAATTTCCACATTGGAGATGAATCACCTAAGCTTCCTCCTTTGCAAAACCGAGGTGGTCAACACTCTCCTAGCAATTCGATGGATGGTAAGACATCTGAAACAAGCATCGAGTTTGGAAATGGTGAGTTCAGCTCAGAGGAGCTAAAGAAAATAAAGGAGAATGATAAACTTGCTGAAATTGCCATGGCTGATCCTAAACGTGCAAAAAG GATTTTGGCGAATCGGTTATCTGCTGCTCGCTCAAAAGAGCGGAAGATGCGATACATTTCTGAATTGGAGCTGAAAGTCCAAACACTTCAGACAGAGACAACCACATTGTCTACTCAATTTACCAAATTACAG ATGGATAATTCTGAGCTTAAAAGTGAGAATAATGAGTACAAATTGAGGATTCAAGCCTTCGAGCAGCAGTCCCAACTGAAAGATG CTCTGAATGAGACATTGGATGCTGAAGTGCGGCGTTTAAGACGCATGGTTGCAGAACTTGGCGGAGAGACCCTCCTCTCGAGTCGCATGGCTCAACAGCTTGCTATTAGCCAACAAATGTTCCCATTACAGCAGCACCAGCAGCACCCTAACCAGCTTAGACATGCTCAACTGCACAATAACCATTCTCAGGAACAGACACAGACTCAGTCACAGCGCCAGAATGGCAAAGCAACAGCCTACTGA